One Tripterygium wilfordii isolate XIE 37 chromosome 10, ASM1340144v1, whole genome shotgun sequence DNA segment encodes these proteins:
- the LOC120008003 gene encoding transcription factor TCP20-like, whose translation MDTMKTQKLKPMKSQSLCNHILVHSVIALACSTFLLCFFPSQSDFIKHFLFTTLPCSWYSFVNPTCLFIVVNVIVGLLIAGESKSSSSSSSSGSVGCDRIYEEYVKRKMELNLIKEKGVVVVDKPQVEERNTNVNAEDVEVDNILFLRSKLSFLIETIKVGNNSKFTCYLQTFLIAHEAKLGEEMGFMFCGVNSPLVDFDLVHLALISTRSYMSSMWNELGREKEKGKCVILFNQGSWQDPFFSSSHGDPRPPKNHQLQEVPTFLKSPKANMAENNNKNKDSGIREFKALIANNTEKKQLPPKRSSNKDRHKKVDGRGRRIRMPALCAAKIFQLTRELGHKSDGETIQWLLQQAEPSIIAVTGTGTIPASAMAISGSSVSEQGNSVSSVSIGLHSKMEGIVPARDRSNWSMMAGNLGRYHLGTGFGSGSQTTNFGNENSNIMSKLGLQSVEIPNMNMGLMGFYSMFNGQVPGLELGLSQDGQAGGLNSPAFGHFYQQMVQSRGGSGSADHEQQSPPDKDDSQGSRQ comes from the exons ATGGATACAATGAAGACACAAAAGCTTAAACCCATGAAGAGCCAATCTCTGTGCAATCACATTCTTGTTCATTCTGTGATTGCATTGGCATGTAGTACTTTTCTACTTTGCTTCTTCCCATCTCAAAGTGACTTCATTAAGCACTTTTTGTTCACCACACTCCCTTGTTCTTGGTATTCATTTGTTAACCCTACGTGCTTGTTCATAGTGGTGAATGTGATTGTTGGGTTGCTAATTGCTGGAGAATCAAAgtcgtcgtcgtcatcatcttcttctggttctgttGGTTGTGATCGGATTTATGAGGAGTATGTTAAGAGGAAGATGGAATTGAATTTGATCAAAGAGAAAGGTGTGGTTGTGGTTGATAAGCCACAAGTTGAAGAAAGAAATACTAATGTAAATGCTGAAGATGTAGAAG TTGACAACATCCTGTTCTTGAGAAGCAAACTGTCCTTTCTTATAGAAACCATAAAAGTTGGAAAT AATAGTAAATTTACTTGCTATCTTCAGACATTCTTGATAGCACATGAAGCAAAATTAGGTGAAGAAATGGGTTTCAT GTTTTGTGGAGTTAATTCTCCTCTTGTGGACTTCGACCTCGTTCATCTCGCATTGATTTCGACCAGGTCTTACATGTCGTCAATGTGGAACGAACTGG GTAGGGAGAAAGAGAAGGGGAAGTGT GTCATCTTATTCAATCAAGGAAGCTGGCAGGACCCATTTTTCTCCAGTTCACATGGGGATCCAAGGCCCCCTAAAAATCACCAACTTCAAGAGGTGCCCACCTTCTTGAAATCTCCAAAAGCTAACATGGCAGAGAACAACAACAAGAATAAGGATTCAGGGATCAGAGAGTTCAAAGCTCTGATTGCAAACAACACTGAAAAGAAGCAGTTACCACCAAAGAGAAGTTCAAACAAGGACAGGCACAAGAAAGTGGATGgtagaggaagaagaatcaGGATGCCAGCACTATGTGCAGCCAAGATTTTTCAATTGACAAGGGAATTGGGTCACAAGTCTGATGGAGAAACAATTCAATGGCTTTTACAGCAAGCAGAGCCTTCAATCATTGCTGTAACTGGTACAGGAACAATTCCTGCTTCAGCAATGGCAATTTCAGGGTCCTCTGTTTCTGAACAGGGGAACTCTGTTTCCTCTGTTTCTATAGGTTTGCATTCAAAGATGGAAGGGATTGTACCAGCCAGAGATAGGTCTAATTGGTCAATGATGGCGGGTAATTTGGGTAGATACCATCTGGGAACTGGGTTTGGATCAGGTTCACAGACGACGAATTTCGGGAACGAAAACTCGAATATAATGTCAAAATTAGGGTTGCAAAGTGTTGAAATCCCAAATATGAATATGGGTTTGATGGGTTTTTATTCAATGTTTAATGGTCAAGTTCCAGGCTTGGAGCTAGGGCTTTCACAGGATGGTCAAGCTGGGGGACTCAATTCTCCTGCTTTTGGACACTTCTATCAGCAGATGGTGCAGAGCAGAGGTGGATCTGGCTCTGCAGATCATGAGCAGCAATCTCCTCCTGATAAAGATGATTCACAAGGATCAAGACAGTAG
- the LOC120006927 gene encoding probable serine/threonine-protein kinase PBL8, translating into MGSCGPREKFVVVSNAQVQQLNTLSSVSGKAGNPSSEKKHSRSVSDLSDPTPRKLEDASKNAVLYTHVIAFTLCELETTFSAKVDLELLTKDTWTRM; encoded by the exons ATGGGAAGCTGTGGTCCTAGAGAGAAATTTGTCGTTGTCTCCAATGCTCAAG TTCAACAATTGAATACGCTATCATCAGTGTCTGGTAAAGCTGGAAATCCATCGTCGGAGAAGAAGCACAGTCGTTCCGTCTCAGATCTGAGCGATCCTACGCCTCGTAAATTAGAGGACGCCAGTAAGAATGCGGTACTTTATACTCATGTTATTGCCTTTACTTTGTGCGAGCTGGAGACCACATTCTCGGCCAAGGTGGATTTGGAACTGCTTACAAAGGATACATGGACGAGAATgtga